From the genome of Pelobates fuscus isolate aPelFus1 chromosome 6, aPelFus1.pri, whole genome shotgun sequence, one region includes:
- the HMX1 gene encoding homeobox protein HMX1: protein MPDDSVESQGATSTKVSSFFIENLLGTESKCTKKKTSQEDGHIVEQSGLAASPIPSVYCQISPFNYITHSNYPLRENTVEWYRRAQATYIGCTSPETSDRDSPEIAERNERYSGYRKHKEEKREDFASKEEDKGEQDSDQRSSRKKKTRTVFSRSQVFQLETTFDMKRYLSSSERAGLAASLHLTETQVKIWFQNRRNKWKRQLAADLEAANISHTSQRIVRVPILYHENSAATSLGFSLPHISPPLVGFSNAVNYPLATFPNSVPFIRSQMTGLV from the exons ATGCCTGATGACTCTGTAGAGAGCCAGGGGGCTACCTCCACCAAGGTATCCTCTTTCTTCATCGAGAATTTATTAGGCACAGAATCAAAGTGCACCAAGAAGAAGACAAGCCAGGAGGATGGACACATTGTAGAGCAAAGTGGACTAGCTGCCAGTCCTATCCCCTCAGTGTACTGCCAGATCTCCCCATTCAACTACATCACTCACAGCAACTACCCACTCAGGGAGAACACTGTGGAATGGTACAGGAGAGCACAAGCCACATACATTGGATGTACGAGCCCTGAAA CGAGCGATAGAGATTCCCCCGAGATCGCAGAGAGAAATGAGAGATACAGTGGATACAGAAAACATAAAGAAGAAAAGAGAGAGGACTTTGCTTCCAAGGAAGAGGACAAGGGTGAGCAGGACTCAGACCAGAGGTCCTCTCGCAAGAAGAAGACCAGGACAGTGTTCAGCAGAAGCCAGGTCTTCCAGTTGGAGACCACCTTTGACATGAAGAGGTATCTGAGCAGCTCAGAGAGAGCTGGACTTGCAGCCTCTCTCCATCtcacagagacacaagtcaaaatCTGGTTTCAGAATAGAAGGAACAAGTGGAAAAGACAACTTGCTGCTGATTTAGAAGCTGCCAACATCTCCCATACCTCACAAAGGATAGTAAGAGTGCCAATTCTGTACCATGAGAACTCTGCTGCCACTTCTTTGGGGTTCAGCCTCCCCCATATTTCTCCTCCTCTGGTGGGATTCTCCAATGCAGTCAACTATCCCCTTGCAACTTTTCCAAATTCAGTTCCCTTTATAAGGTCTCAAATGACTGGACTTGTTTAA